In one Nocardioides luteus genomic region, the following are encoded:
- a CDS encoding MFS transporter encodes MSVDTALTRSWVGHDAGSSGYRRILIGLFAAGIATFGQMYSTQGILPTVAHALEVSEASAALTVSTATLGLAVSVLGWSWVADRIGRAPAMKIALSISLVLGLLTPLAPGFSTLLVLRSLEGLALGGVPALAVAYLAEEIHVRHVSVAAAIYISGTTVGGLLGRVITGPFADLGGWRLGVTAGGVLSAIAAIVAITLIPRAQGWVRPTGKPATSVRDGVLANLRDPGMLVLYGQAALLMGGFVATYNYLGFRLEREPFGLPVAISSQIFFAYLGGTVSSSVAGRLAATHGRRKVMLTCVVITIVGVVMTFPDNLAMVLTGLFVLTTGFFGAHGVASGWVGARAKVGKAQASALYNLFYYGGSSLFGWLLGYAYVVGWWGVATSVLVLALTSLTWSWLAARD; translated from the coding sequence ATGTCCGTAGATACCGCCCTGACCCGCTCGTGGGTGGGGCACGATGCCGGCAGCAGCGGCTATCGGCGGATCCTGATCGGCCTCTTCGCCGCCGGGATCGCGACCTTCGGGCAGATGTACTCCACCCAGGGCATCCTTCCCACCGTCGCGCACGCGCTCGAGGTCAGCGAGGCCTCGGCCGCGCTCACCGTCTCCACCGCGACCCTCGGGCTCGCGGTCAGCGTCCTCGGCTGGTCCTGGGTCGCCGACCGCATCGGCCGGGCACCCGCCATGAAGATCGCGCTCTCGATCTCCTTGGTCCTCGGCCTGCTCACCCCGCTGGCTCCAGGCTTCTCCACCCTCCTCGTCCTGCGCAGCCTCGAAGGCCTCGCGCTCGGCGGTGTGCCGGCCCTCGCGGTCGCCTACCTCGCCGAGGAGATCCACGTACGCCACGTTAGCGTCGCCGCGGCCATCTACATCTCCGGCACCACCGTCGGCGGCCTCCTCGGCCGGGTCATCACCGGCCCGTTCGCCGACCTCGGCGGCTGGCGCCTGGGCGTCACCGCCGGCGGCGTGCTCTCGGCGATCGCCGCGATCGTCGCGATCACCCTGATCCCCCGCGCCCAGGGCTGGGTGCGCCCCACCGGCAAGCCGGCCACATCCGTACGCGACGGGGTGCTCGCCAACCTCCGCGACCCGGGCATGCTCGTCCTCTACGGGCAGGCGGCCCTGCTGATGGGCGGGTTCGTGGCGACGTACAACTATCTGGGGTTCCGCCTCGAGCGCGAGCCCTTCGGGCTGCCGGTGGCGATCTCCAGCCAGATCTTCTTCGCCTACCTCGGCGGCACCGTCTCCTCCTCGGTCGCCGGCCGCCTGGCCGCCACCCACGGGCGGCGCAAGGTGATGCTGACCTGCGTCGTCATCACGATCGTCGGGGTCGTGATGACCTTCCCGGACAACCTGGCGATGGTCCTGACCGGCCTCTTCGTCCTCACCACCGGCTTCTTCGGGGCCCACGGCGTCGCCTCGGGCTGGGTTGGCGCCCGCGCGAAGGTCGGCAAGGCCCAGGCCAGCGCCCTCTACAACCTCTTCTACTACGGCGGCTCGAGCCTCTTCGGCTGGCTGCTGGGCTATGCCTACGTCGTCGGCTGGTGGGGCGTGGCCACCTCCGTCCTCGTCCTCGCCCTGACCTCGCTCACCTGGTCCTGGCTGGCCGCCCGCGACTGA
- a CDS encoding sugar phosphate isomerase/epimerase family protein produces the protein MISLSTSSTYPESTAHAFTYAAEVGYDGVEIMVGIDALSQQTHAVKQLAEHHGLPIAAIHAPTLLFTQQVWGFEPWGKLERSAEMAAEVGAGVVVVHPPFRWQREYAAGFVEGIARLERSTGLRFAVENMYPWRAARRSTPMYLPHWDPSTEEYANTTIDLSHAAIAGDDVIEMATRLGSRLRHIHLTDGTGSAKDEHLVPGRGHMGADKFLRHLAAIGFDGEIVLEINTRRARTRAERVADLRESLEFAREHFQA, from the coding sequence ATGATCTCGCTGTCGACGTCCTCGACCTATCCCGAGTCGACCGCCCACGCCTTCACGTACGCCGCGGAGGTGGGCTACGACGGGGTCGAGATCATGGTGGGCATCGACGCGCTGTCGCAGCAGACGCATGCGGTCAAGCAGCTCGCCGAGCACCACGGCCTGCCGATCGCCGCGATCCACGCGCCGACGCTGCTGTTCACCCAGCAGGTCTGGGGCTTCGAGCCCTGGGGCAAGCTCGAGCGGTCCGCCGAGATGGCCGCCGAGGTCGGGGCAGGGGTGGTCGTCGTGCATCCGCCGTTCCGGTGGCAGCGCGAGTACGCGGCCGGGTTCGTGGAGGGGATCGCCAGGCTGGAGCGCTCGACCGGGCTCCGGTTCGCGGTCGAGAACATGTATCCGTGGCGGGCGGCCCGGCGTTCGACGCCGATGTACCTGCCCCACTGGGACCCCTCGACCGAGGAGTACGCCAACACCACCATCGATCTCTCCCACGCCGCGATCGCGGGCGACGATGTCATCGAGATGGCCACGAGGCTCGGCTCGCGGCTGCGCCACATCCACCTCACCGACGGCACGGGTTCCGCCAAGGACGAGCATCTGGTCCCCGGCCGCGGCCACATGGGCGCCGACAAGTTTCTGCGTCATCTCGCCGCCATCGGGTTCGACGGCGAGATCGTCCTCGAGATCAACACCCGCCGGGCTCGTACCCGCGCCGAGCGCGTCGCCGACCTCCGCGAGTCGCTCGAGTTCGCGCGGGAGCACTTCCAGGCCTGA
- a CDS encoding molybdopterin oxidoreductase family protein: protein MTDTHCPYCSLQCGMTLVRKGPRLEVSERSFPVNEGALCRKGWTAAGLRGSRERLTTPMVRDRATGEWSAATWDEALDLVASKLSDLREVHGADANAVFGGGGLTNEKAYQLGKFARVALGTSQIDYNGRWCMSSAASAGNQAFGVDRGLPFPLADIEKTDVCVLVGSNLAETMPPAARHLDRLRENGGKVVVIDPRLTPTGERADLFLQPVPGTDLPLALGVLHLLDAAGAVDEDYIAERTTGFEDVRRSVAAWWPEMVERVSGVEAAQLRELASLLANAEKVMVLTARGAEQHAQGTATVLAWLNVALALGMPGKAYAGYGCLTGQGNGQGGREHGQKADQLPGYRMIDDPAARAHVAAVWGVDPETLPGKGRSAYELLDALGTPEGPKSLLVFGSNIVVSAPNATHVTERLAALDLLVVADMVMSETAALADVVLPVTQWAEETGTMTNLEGRVILRNQAISAPDGVRNDLDIITGLATRLGAASTWSTDPEEIFEELRAASKGGKADYSGITYDRIREEDGVFWPCAEGTEGTPRLFADSFFHADGRARFIDVDHRGAAEQPSAGYPLHLTTGRVLAQYQSGAQTRRIKDLPDEGAFVEIHPLLADRVGAHDGDPVVVRTPRGEMKAPARIVTTIRPDTVFVPFHWIGANKLTNDALDPSSRMPEFKVCAAAVSA from the coding sequence GTGACCGACACCCACTGTCCTTACTGCAGTCTGCAGTGCGGGATGACCCTTGTCCGCAAGGGTCCCCGGCTGGAGGTCAGTGAGCGCTCGTTCCCCGTGAACGAGGGTGCGCTGTGCCGCAAGGGGTGGACAGCGGCGGGACTGCGCGGCAGCCGTGAGCGGCTGACGACGCCGATGGTGCGCGACCGGGCGACGGGGGAGTGGAGCGCGGCGACGTGGGACGAGGCGCTCGACCTGGTCGCCTCGAAGCTCTCCGACCTGCGCGAGGTCCACGGTGCCGACGCGAACGCCGTCTTCGGTGGCGGTGGGCTGACCAACGAGAAGGCCTACCAGCTCGGCAAGTTCGCCCGGGTCGCCCTCGGCACCTCCCAGATCGACTACAACGGTCGCTGGTGCATGAGCTCCGCGGCTTCGGCCGGCAACCAGGCCTTCGGCGTCGACCGCGGGCTGCCGTTCCCGCTGGCCGACATCGAGAAGACCGACGTCTGCGTGCTGGTCGGCTCCAACCTGGCCGAGACGATGCCCCCGGCGGCCCGCCACCTCGACCGGCTGCGCGAGAACGGCGGCAAGGTCGTCGTCATCGACCCGCGGCTGACCCCGACCGGCGAGCGTGCCGACCTCTTCCTCCAGCCGGTACCCGGCACCGACCTGCCCCTCGCGCTCGGTGTCCTGCACCTGCTCGACGCGGCCGGCGCGGTGGACGAGGACTACATCGCGGAGCGGACCACGGGCTTCGAGGACGTACGCCGCTCCGTGGCCGCCTGGTGGCCCGAGATGGTCGAGCGGGTCAGCGGGGTCGAGGCCGCGCAGCTGCGCGAGCTGGCCTCCCTGCTGGCGAACGCGGAGAAGGTCATGGTCCTGACCGCGCGCGGCGCCGAGCAGCACGCCCAGGGCACCGCGACCGTCCTGGCCTGGCTCAACGTCGCACTCGCGCTCGGCATGCCCGGCAAGGCGTACGCCGGTTACGGCTGCCTCACCGGACAGGGCAACGGCCAGGGTGGCCGCGAGCACGGCCAGAAGGCAGACCAGCTCCCCGGCTACCGGATGATCGACGACCCCGCGGCCCGCGCGCACGTCGCCGCGGTCTGGGGTGTCGACCCGGAGACCCTCCCCGGCAAGGGCCGCTCCGCCTACGAGCTGCTGGACGCGCTCGGCACCCCCGAGGGCCCCAAGAGCCTGCTCGTCTTCGGCTCCAACATCGTCGTCTCTGCCCCGAACGCCACCCACGTCACCGAGCGCCTGGCAGCGCTCGACCTGCTCGTCGTCGCCGACATGGTGATGAGCGAGACCGCGGCCCTGGCCGACGTGGTGCTGCCGGTGACCCAGTGGGCCGAGGAGACCGGCACCATGACCAACCTCGAGGGCCGGGTCATCCTGCGCAACCAGGCGATCAGCGCTCCCGACGGGGTCAGGAACGACCTCGACATCATCACCGGCCTCGCCACGCGCCTCGGTGCCGCCTCGACCTGGTCGACCGACCCGGAGGAGATCTTCGAGGAGCTCCGAGCCGCCTCGAAGGGTGGCAAGGCCGACTACAGCGGCATCACCTACGACCGCATCCGCGAGGAGGACGGCGTCTTCTGGCCGTGCGCCGAAGGCACCGAGGGCACCCCGCGCCTCTTCGCCGACTCCTTCTTCCACGCCGACGGCCGGGCCCGCTTCATCGACGTCGACCACCGCGGCGCGGCCGAGCAGCCGAGCGCCGGCTATCCGCTCCACCTGACCACCGGCCGGGTGCTCGCGCAGTACCAGTCCGGAGCCCAGACGCGGCGGATCAAGGACCTTCCCGACGAGGGCGCCTTCGTCGAGATCCACCCGCTGCTGGCCGACCGCGTCGGCGCCCACGACGGCGACCCGGTCGTCGTCCGGACCCCGCGGGGCGAGATGAAGGCGCCCGCCCGGATCGTGACCACGATCCGCCCGGACACGGTCTTCGTACCGTTCCACTGGATCGGCGCCAACAAGCTCACCAACGACGCCCTCGACCCCTCCAGCCGGAT
- the ccmA gene encoding heme ABC exporter ATP-binding protein CcmA, producing MNNVVEASGLRVVRGKREVLHGLDFSIRAGEVTGLLGPSGCGKTTLMRALVGVQAKVTGTLTVLGRPAGSAALRPRIGYVTQAASVYDDLTVTENLRFFTRVLGAPRSSVAESIETVDLTDHKDQVVRDLSGGQRSRVGLAAALLGSPDLLVLDEPTVGLDPVLREQLWDTFRDLAAAGAAVIVSSHVMDEAERCDRLLLMREGAFLADGSPAEIKQKASADDIEQAFLALVKGAAR from the coding sequence ATGAATAACGTGGTGGAGGCCTCCGGTCTCCGAGTCGTACGCGGGAAGCGCGAGGTCCTCCATGGCCTCGACTTCTCCATCCGGGCAGGTGAGGTCACCGGGCTGCTCGGACCGTCGGGGTGCGGCAAGACGACGTTGATGCGGGCCCTGGTCGGCGTGCAGGCGAAGGTCACCGGGACGCTCACCGTCCTCGGCCGCCCGGCGGGCTCGGCGGCGCTGCGCCCGCGGATCGGCTACGTCACCCAGGCGGCCAGCGTCTACGACGACCTGACGGTCACCGAGAACCTGAGGTTCTTCACCCGGGTGCTCGGGGCGCCACGGTCCTCGGTCGCCGAATCCATCGAGACGGTCGACCTGACCGACCACAAGGACCAGGTCGTCCGCGATCTCTCCGGTGGTCAGCGCTCGCGGGTCGGCCTCGCCGCCGCCCTGCTCGGCTCGCCGGACCTGCTGGTGCTCGACGAGCCGACCGTCGGGCTCGACCCGGTGCTCCGCGAGCAGCTGTGGGACACCTTCCGCGACCTGGCCGCCGCGGGGGCCGCGGTCATCGTCTCCAGCCACGTGATGGACGAGGCCGAGCGCTGCGACCGGCTGCTGCTGATGCGCGAGGGTGCCTTCCTCGCCGACGGCAGCCCCGCGGAGATCAAGCAGAAGGCGAGCGCCGACGACATCGAGCAGGCCTTCCTGGCCCTGGTGAAGGGAGCAGCGCGATGA
- a CDS encoding heparan-alpha-glucosaminide N-acetyltransferase domain-containing protein codes for MSALTDRLSTRLVGVDVARCLALLGMMATHVLDPVDATGELTRVQAAAGGRSAALFAVLAGVSLALMTGRQQPVQGRVLASRLLGLAARAVLIAALGLVLGSLGTNIAIILTYYGVLFLLAIPFLGLRARWLWLLGVVWVVLGPLLSQVVRPMLPTRQFESPEPSQLLEPGRLLAELLFTGYYPAVPWLAYLLIGMAIGRIDLRNRLVVSMLWTGGVIISVSATWLSGRLTRLPSVAEVLLRAYPGMDIDDALTSMSHGLYGQTPVDGGWQWLLIVAPHSSTPFDLAQTIGSSMFVIGACQMIALRLPERWRVGMAVLFGAGTMTLTLYTLHVVMRTEAVWPPETPDTYVLHVLVVMAIGALVTAWGRPGPLEWLVGRPAAWLRRTEPRRERTLSG; via the coding sequence ATGTCCGCGCTCACTGATCGACTCTCGACGCGTCTCGTCGGTGTCGACGTGGCGCGGTGCCTGGCGCTGCTGGGCATGATGGCGACCCACGTGCTCGATCCGGTCGACGCGACCGGCGAGCTGACCAGGGTCCAGGCGGCGGCCGGCGGCCGGTCCGCGGCGCTCTTCGCGGTGCTCGCCGGGGTCAGCCTGGCGCTGATGACCGGACGTCAGCAGCCCGTGCAGGGCCGGGTGCTCGCCTCCCGGTTGCTGGGGCTGGCCGCGCGAGCGGTGCTGATCGCCGCGCTCGGGCTGGTGCTCGGGTCGCTCGGCACCAACATCGCGATCATCCTGACCTACTACGGCGTGCTGTTCCTGCTCGCCATCCCGTTCCTCGGGCTGCGGGCGCGATGGCTGTGGCTGCTCGGTGTCGTCTGGGTCGTCCTCGGACCACTGCTGTCCCAGGTCGTCCGGCCGATGCTCCCGACACGGCAGTTCGAGAGCCCGGAGCCGTCCCAGCTGCTGGAGCCCGGCCGGCTGCTCGCCGAGCTGCTCTTCACCGGCTACTACCCGGCCGTGCCGTGGCTGGCCTACCTGCTGATCGGGATGGCCATCGGCCGCATCGACCTGCGCAACCGGCTCGTGGTCTCGATGCTCTGGACGGGCGGCGTCATCATCTCGGTCTCGGCCACCTGGCTGTCCGGGAGGCTGACCCGGTTGCCGTCGGTGGCCGAGGTGTTGCTTCGTGCCTACCCGGGGATGGACATCGACGACGCGCTGACCTCGATGAGCCACGGTCTCTACGGGCAGACGCCGGTCGACGGCGGCTGGCAGTGGCTGCTGATCGTCGCGCCGCACTCGTCCACGCCGTTCGACCTGGCGCAGACGATCGGCAGCTCGATGTTCGTCATCGGTGCCTGCCAGATGATCGCGCTGCGGCTGCCCGAGCGGTGGCGGGTCGGGATGGCGGTGCTGTTCGGCGCCGGCACGATGACCCTCACCCTCTACACGCTGCACGTGGTCATGAGGACCGAGGCGGTCTGGCCGCCGGAGACCCCCGACACGTACGTCCTGCATGTGCTCGTCGTGATGGCGATCGGCGCCCTCGTCACCGCGTGGGGTCGCCCGGGGCCGCTGGAGTGGCTCGTCGGTCGCCCCGCGGCCTGGCTGCGCCGGACGGAGCCCCGTCGCGAGCGGACGCTGTCGGGTTAG
- a CDS encoding ABC transporter permease, translating to MSLRRTLAVTGRVLAQIRRDHRTLVMLVVLPTLLMTLLWWMYEESPAPIFDRIGPALLAIFPFIVMFLVTSVTTLRERSSGTLERLLAMPLGKGDFLLGYALAFGLLAAVQSGVAVAVSVGLLGLDITGSVALLVVVAIVDAVLGTALGLLVSAFATTEFQAVQFMPAIVVPQILLCGLLVPRDSLPGVLEAISDVLPLSYAVDAMTHLVTSADTGDVWTDLAVVGGFVVAGLALGSATLRRRTP from the coding sequence ATGAGCCTGCGACGAACCCTCGCGGTGACCGGGCGGGTGCTCGCCCAGATCCGGCGCGACCACCGGACCCTGGTGATGCTGGTGGTCCTGCCGACATTGCTGATGACGCTGCTGTGGTGGATGTACGAGGAGTCGCCCGCGCCCATCTTCGACCGGATCGGACCGGCCCTGCTGGCGATCTTCCCGTTCATCGTGATGTTCCTGGTGACCTCGGTGACCACGCTGCGCGAACGCTCCTCCGGAACGCTCGAGCGGCTGCTCGCGATGCCCCTGGGCAAGGGCGACTTCCTGCTCGGCTACGCCCTCGCGTTCGGGCTGTTGGCCGCCGTCCAGTCGGGGGTCGCGGTGGCGGTGAGCGTGGGTCTGCTCGGTCTGGACATCACCGGATCGGTCGCCCTGCTCGTGGTCGTCGCGATCGTCGACGCCGTCCTCGGCACCGCGCTCGGGCTGCTCGTCTCGGCCTTCGCGACCACCGAGTTCCAGGCGGTGCAGTTCATGCCGGCCATCGTGGTCCCGCAGATCCTGCTGTGCGGACTCCTGGTTCCGCGCGACTCGCTGCCGGGCGTCCTGGAGGCCATCTCCGACGTACTCCCGCTCTCCTACGCCGTCGACGCGATGACCCATCTCGTGACCTCCGCCGACACCGGTGACGTCTGGACCGACCTGGCCGTCGTCGGTGGATTCGTCGTCGCCGGTCTCGCGCTCGGCTCGGCGACGCTGCGGCGGCGTACGCCCTGA
- a CDS encoding TetR/AcrR family transcriptional regulator yields MSTAPRRGRRPGSPDTRAAILAVARQRFAQQGYAATSVRGIATEAGVDSALVHHYFGTKEDLFVASLELRVDPRDVVPVVAAGGRDGVGERLIRLLLSVWDDEESRLPLMALMRSAFEPEGKALVPDAFGRLILGPVSEALELDEPERRITLVASQLVGLVALRYIARIEPLASAPPETLVATYAPVVQGYLTGPLP; encoded by the coding sequence ATGAGTACGGCACCGCGGCGAGGACGCAGGCCAGGTTCGCCGGACACGCGGGCGGCGATCCTGGCGGTGGCTCGTCAGCGCTTCGCGCAGCAGGGGTACGCCGCGACCTCCGTCCGCGGGATCGCGACCGAGGCCGGGGTCGACTCCGCTCTGGTGCACCACTACTTCGGCACCAAGGAGGACCTCTTCGTCGCCTCGCTGGAGCTGCGGGTCGATCCTCGAGACGTCGTGCCCGTGGTGGCTGCCGGGGGTCGCGATGGTGTGGGGGAGCGGCTCATACGTCTCCTCCTGAGCGTCTGGGACGACGAGGAGTCCCGGCTCCCGCTGATGGCGTTGATGCGCAGCGCCTTCGAGCCGGAGGGGAAGGCTCTGGTGCCGGACGCCTTCGGCAGGCTGATCCTGGGCCCGGTGAGCGAGGCACTCGAGCTCGACGAACCGGAGCGACGGATCACGTTGGTGGCCTCGCAGCTGGTCGGGCTGGTCGCGCTGCGCTACATCGCGCGGATCGAGCCGCTCGCCTCGGCGCCCCCGGAGACGCTGGTGGCGACGTACGCGCCGGTGGTCCAGGGCTATCTCACCGGGCCTTTGCCCTAG